A part of Vulcanisaeta moutnovskia 768-28 genomic DNA contains:
- a CDS encoding aldo/keto reductase, which produces MEYINLGKSGIKISRIGLGAWQFGGDAWGPYEYGIAKEVIAKAVELGINFIDTAAVYGRGRSEEFVGRAIRELGIRDHVVIATKIPGDWHRYDDVLKAARRSRERLSVNVIDLLQLHWPACWHNVPICETMKAMERLVEDGVIRYIGVSNYPLQLLEAARSCLKKNDIVSSQNRYNLIERDAEKELLPYLQREGITFIAWSPLAKGAVTGKYSPENRPRGDLRENEPVFYLDNLREISTKLIPVVRELSIKYGKTPAQIALNWLVMHGNVVPIPGAKNAAQVVENAGAVDWRLSEEDFRRLNEASSSLTITYVTW; this is translated from the coding sequence ATGGAGTACATAAACCTTGGAAAATCTGGAATAAAAATATCGAGGATAGGTCTCGGTGCGTGGCAATTTGGTGGCGATGCATGGGGGCCCTACGAATACGGCATTGCCAAGGAGGTAATTGCCAAGGCAGTTGAGCTTGGTATAAACTTCATAGATACTGCGGCCGTCTATGGGCGTGGACGTAGTGAGGAATTCGTGGGCAGGGCAATTAGGGAATTGGGGATTAGGGATCACGTTGTTATTGCCACCAAGATACCGGGTGATTGGCATAGGTATGACGATGTGCTCAAGGCAGCAAGACGAAGTAGGGAGAGACTTAGTGTTAACGTTATTGACCTCCTTCAGCTCCATTGGCCTGCCTGCTGGCATAATGTCCCGATTTGCGAGACTATGAAGGCGATGGAGAGGTTGGTCGAGGATGGTGTAATTAGGTATATTGGCGTTAGTAACTATCCGCTTCAGTTACTTGAGGCTGCCCGCTCATGTCTTAAAAAGAACGATATAGTTAGCTCCCAGAACAGGTATAACCTAATCGAGAGAGATGCCGAGAAGGAACTTCTGCCCTACCTACAACGTGAAGGTATTACATTCATTGCATGGAGTCCACTGGCAAAGGGTGCAGTCACGGGTAAGTACAGCCCGGAGAATAGGCCTAGAGGTGACCTGAGGGAGAATGAACCTGTGTTTTACCTGGATAATCTTAGGGAAATAAGCACGAAATTAATACCAGTGGTTAGGGAGTTATCGATAAAGTACGGTAAAACACCCGCCCAAATAGCGCTTAATTGGCTTGTAATGCATGGTAACGTAGTGCCAATACCAGGGGCTAAGAATGCCGCACAGGTTGTTGAGAATGCTGGTGCTGTTGATTGGAGGTTGAGTGAGGAGGACTTCAGGAGGCTTAATGAGGCAAGTAGTTCCTTAACAATAACGTATGTCACCTGGTAA
- the thiE gene encoding thiamine phosphate synthase, with protein sequence MRLPRGIYGITDTSYTVKSHVDAARAFLEGGVRIIQYRRKEGSIRILLEEARAIRRLCNEYGAVFIVDDRIDIAILSDADGVHVGLDDAPVDEIRRRFSGLVIGASASTVDEAIQGENAGANYIGAGSVFPSPTRPDYRVTGLVGLRNIVQSVSIPVYAIGGITLESIPAIKATGAWGAAVISGILAAKDPVKMARAFVEAWENA encoded by the coding sequence ATGCGACTTCCTCGTGGAATTTATGGTATAACGGATACTAGTTATACTGTAAAGAGTCATGTAGATGCTGCTAGGGCATTCCTCGAAGGCGGAGTCAGAATTATTCAATATAGGCGTAAGGAGGGGAGTATTAGGATACTGCTTGAGGAGGCTAGGGCTATTAGGAGACTTTGTAATGAGTACGGCGCAGTGTTCATAGTTGATGATAGGATTGACATAGCAATACTCAGTGATGCTGATGGAGTTCATGTGGGGCTTGATGATGCGCCTGTGGATGAGATTAGGAGAAGGTTTAGTGGCCTAGTAATCGGTGCTAGTGCCAGTACTGTTGATGAGGCCATACAGGGCGAGAATGCTGGTGCTAACTACATAGGCGCAGGTTCGGTATTTCCAAGCCCAACTAGGCCGGATTACAGGGTTACTGGGCTTGTTGGCTTAAGGAATATCGTGCAATCAGTCAGTATTCCCGTATATGCAATAGGCGGTATAACACTCGAGAGTATACCTGCTATTAAGGCAACGGGTGCCTGGGGAGCAGCAGTTATTTCGGGAATACTTGCTGCTAAGGACCCTGTTAAAATGGCTAGAGCATTCGTTGAGGCCTGGGAGAATGCCTAG
- a CDS encoding mechanosensitive ion channel domain-containing protein — protein sequence MSRKEIARYYANAIVKLVIYIIVYVVVAAIVHWIIVSLLPMFHVNIKPYEGYVNVLLALAFGYLIVSAFADVIYWSMRFRYDHPTARAMRNVFLLIGIGALVAAIAGAIGGGVAGVAVGGFLGIVIGFAVQQVLGQAVAGLFLLLARPFRIHDHVNLLGEDGIVNDVAILFTEVIKSDGTKVLIPNNSIIGNKIYLLPKQQPQQQQQQK from the coding sequence ATGAGTAGGAAGGAGATCGCTAGATACTATGCTAATGCCATAGTTAAGCTCGTGATATACATAATCGTATACGTTGTTGTGGCTGCAATAGTTCACTGGATAATAGTATCCTTACTACCAATGTTCCACGTAAATATTAAGCCATATGAAGGTTATGTGAATGTACTACTCGCTTTGGCCTTTGGCTACTTAATCGTGTCTGCCTTCGCCGATGTTATTTACTGGTCTATGAGGTTTAGGTATGATCACCCAACTGCTAGGGCCATGAGGAATGTATTCCTGCTAATAGGTATTGGTGCGTTGGTTGCGGCGATTGCTGGAGCCATTGGTGGAGGAGTTGCTGGTGTGGCTGTTGGTGGCTTCCTCGGTATTGTGATAGGCTTTGCTGTTCAACAAGTCCTTGGGCAGGCCGTGGCTGGCCTATTCCTGTTATTGGCTAGGCCGTTTAGAATACATGATCATGTAAATTTACTTGGTGAAGATGGTATTGTTAATGACGTTGCGATTTTATTCACTGAGGTTATTAAGAGTGACGGTACTAAAGTCCTGATACCGAATAACTCAATAATCGGTAACAAGATATACCTACTGCCTAAGCAGCAGCCTCAACAGCAACAACAGCAGAAATGA
- a CDS encoding redox-regulated ATPase YchF, which translates to MPLQSHVQIGIVGKPNVGKSTFFAAATMIDVKIAPYPFTTIEPNVGIGYVRIPCVCRDLGVKDNPRNSICIDGNRFIPVELIDVAGLVPGAWQGRGLGNQFLDHLRRAPVLIHVVDMAGATDEEGRLVKPGTHDPLDDIEFLSNEVTMWMVQMLSKDWDKLVRLVDYAKKPLLEVLYDRFSGLGITQPQIGDALTKLGLDTKPLSKWSDDDIKGFVTMLRELSKPMVIAANKMDIPEAEDNYKRVVKDVGNKYRVIPVSADYELALRRAAKANLIKYIPGDDDFEVMVSNLTKAQRDALERIRDFMHRWGGTGVIKALNTAVFDVLGMIAVYPVADERKFTDTEGNVLPDVLLLPRDATVLDLAKAIHSEIAEKAVTGVDAITGKRLGVNSKLWHRAVVRVYISK; encoded by the coding sequence GTGCCTTTACAGAGCCATGTTCAGATTGGTATTGTTGGTAAACCTAATGTTGGTAAGTCCACTTTCTTTGCTGCGGCAACGATGATCGACGTTAAGATTGCGCCATACCCATTCACTACCATCGAGCCTAATGTGGGTATTGGGTATGTTAGGATACCCTGCGTGTGCAGGGACTTGGGTGTTAAGGATAATCCCAGGAATTCAATATGCATTGATGGTAATAGGTTCATACCAGTGGAATTAATAGACGTTGCTGGCCTAGTCCCTGGAGCTTGGCAGGGTAGGGGCTTAGGTAATCAATTCCTTGACCATTTGAGGAGAGCTCCTGTGCTTATTCATGTGGTTGACATGGCAGGCGCAACGGATGAAGAGGGTAGGTTAGTTAAGCCAGGTACTCACGATCCACTGGATGATATCGAGTTCCTTAGTAATGAGGTTACCATGTGGATGGTCCAGATGCTCAGTAAGGATTGGGATAAGTTGGTTAGGCTTGTGGATTACGCAAAGAAGCCATTGTTGGAGGTCTTATACGATAGATTTAGTGGACTAGGTATAACACAGCCTCAAATAGGTGATGCGCTTACTAAGTTGGGTCTCGATACGAAGCCTCTCAGTAAGTGGAGTGATGATGATATTAAGGGCTTCGTGACAATGCTTAGGGAGTTGAGTAAACCCATGGTCATAGCGGCGAATAAGATGGATATTCCTGAGGCTGAGGATAATTATAAGAGGGTTGTTAAGGATGTAGGTAATAAATATAGGGTAATTCCAGTAAGTGCTGATTATGAGCTGGCTCTGAGGAGGGCTGCAAAGGCGAATTTAATTAAGTACATACCTGGTGATGACGATTTTGAAGTTATGGTGAGCAACTTAACAAAGGCTCAAAGGGATGCCCTAGAGAGGATTAGGGATTTCATGCATAGGTGGGGTGGTACTGGTGTTATAAAGGCGTTAAATACCGCCGTGTTCGACGTACTCGGCATGATCGCGGTTTATCCAGTGGCTGATGAGAGAAAGTTCACAGATACTGAGGGCAATGTGCTACCTGACGTATTATTACTACCCAGGGATGCTACTGTACTGGATTTAGCTAAGGCGATCCATAGTGAGATTGCTGAGAAGGCCGTCACGGGTGTTGATGCAATTACTGGTAAGAGACTTGGCGTTAATTCGAAACTTTGGCATAGGGCTGTCGTGAGAGTTTACATATCGAAGTAA
- a CDS encoding arginine--tRNA ligase: MSNPYNEVIKDVQRLLEFLGTEINIDLAKYVNEVMRAPSQYGYLTIPMHNVVREYGNLEEIINSKIIPKLRLINKAVLINGYLNIDINIRDYANIVLSTINSLSDKYGISEKCPSSSYIIEHTSANPAKPMHIGHGRNAVLGDSLARLLRFCGASVRVHFYVNDCGDQMPYVGIGYYVAKDLVLNRVNNGWKPDDVMGIIYSVTYAVSEIKRLSKQIEQFKSEGKYEDANKLISERDEWISVINNFMERDKELTETLLKGLGKFEDLPLMVKQWSRAYEEGDEFVRKVIREAVDIVLKGFRITLDRLGISFDSWDFESEVAVDNGGTSRVINELLRKVPQYVERDDGAVVFRADKYAQDLGLWNELKLPKYIPKATLLRSDGTSLYLTRDIAYALWFWDNFKFDRLIRVIGSEQAHPQAQLKLALHAMGYHDLARKLIHYSYEMVNLAGMKMSGRKGVYISLDELLNEAKDRIMEIVKNRFSPDEANRVAEAVATGAIRYSFLSVSPNKPLTFSWDKVLNLKQNSGPFVQYTYVRTNGILEKAGEIPKLTQIPNNIAGEERELILLLGEYPEVIARAAQELRLENIIEYVNKLSLVFNSYYEKYPVLNAEAGIREFRINLVNAMRTVLGNAMGILGIPRLRRM; the protein is encoded by the coding sequence ATGAGTAATCCATATAATGAGGTAATTAAGGATGTTCAGAGACTACTTGAATTTTTAGGTACAGAGATTAACATTGACTTGGCTAAGTACGTAAATGAGGTTATGAGGGCACCGTCTCAATATGGTTACTTAACAATTCCAATGCATAATGTAGTAAGGGAATATGGTAATCTCGAAGAGATAATAAATAGTAAGATAATTCCTAAGCTTAGGCTAATTAATAAGGCTGTATTGATTAATGGTTATTTAAATATTGATATTAATATAAGGGATTATGCGAATATAGTATTATCAACAATCAATAGTCTCAGTGATAAATATGGCATAAGTGAGAAATGCCCAAGCAGTAGCTACATTATAGAGCATACTAGCGCTAATCCCGCTAAACCCATGCATATTGGTCATGGTAGGAATGCCGTACTTGGTGATTCACTGGCAAGGCTTCTTCGCTTTTGCGGCGCCTCTGTTAGGGTTCATTTCTATGTTAATGATTGTGGAGATCAAATGCCGTATGTTGGCATTGGTTATTACGTGGCTAAAGACCTTGTGCTTAATAGAGTTAATAATGGTTGGAAGCCTGATGATGTCATGGGCATTATCTACTCAGTAACCTACGCAGTAAGCGAGATTAAGAGATTGAGTAAGCAGATTGAGCAATTTAAGAGTGAGGGTAAGTATGAGGATGCGAATAAGCTGATTAGTGAAAGGGATGAGTGGATTTCCGTAATTAATAACTTCATGGAGAGGGATAAGGAGCTTACCGAGACCTTACTCAAGGGGTTGGGTAAGTTCGAGGACCTTCCATTAATGGTTAAGCAATGGTCTAGGGCTTATGAGGAGGGTGATGAGTTTGTTAGAAAGGTCATTAGGGAAGCCGTGGATATAGTACTCAAGGGATTCAGAATTACACTGGACAGATTAGGCATTAGCTTTGATTCATGGGATTTTGAAAGCGAGGTTGCTGTGGATAATGGCGGTACATCTAGGGTAATCAATGAATTGCTTAGAAAGGTCCCTCAATATGTTGAGAGAGATGATGGCGCCGTGGTATTCAGAGCCGATAAGTATGCCCAGGATCTAGGGCTATGGAATGAACTTAAACTTCCCAAGTACATACCAAAGGCTACATTACTTAGGAGCGATGGAACAAGTCTATACCTAACGAGAGACATAGCATACGCTCTATGGTTCTGGGATAATTTTAAGTTCGATAGGTTAATAAGGGTTATTGGTTCTGAGCAGGCTCATCCGCAAGCTCAACTTAAGTTGGCGCTACATGCTATGGGATATCACGATTTAGCTAGGAAACTAATTCACTACTCCTATGAAATGGTTAATTTAGCAGGAATGAAGATGAGTGGTAGAAAGGGAGTCTATATTTCACTTGATGAGCTACTTAATGAGGCTAAGGATAGGATAATGGAAATTGTGAAGAACAGGTTCTCACCTGATGAGGCCAATAGGGTAGCTGAGGCCGTAGCTACTGGTGCAATTAGGTACTCATTCCTTTCCGTAAGTCCAAATAAACCATTAACATTCTCATGGGATAAGGTACTAAACCTAAAGCAGAATAGTGGACCATTCGTTCAGTATACCTATGTTAGGACAAATGGGATCCTTGAGAAGGCTGGCGAAATTCCTAAACTTACGCAAATACCCAATAATATCGCTGGTGAGGAGAGGGAATTGATACTATTGCTTGGTGAATATCCTGAGGTCATTGCCAGGGCTGCCCAGGAACTGAGGCTTGAGAACATAATTGAGTATGTGAATAAATTATCCTTAGTATTTAATAGCTATTATGAGAAGTACCCCGTGCTAAATGCAGAGGCAGGCATTAGGGAGTTTAGGATAAACCTTGTGAATGCCATGAGAACAGTACTTGGTAATGCCATGGGCATACTTGGAATACCCAGGTTAAGGAGGATGTAA
- a CDS encoding DNA-directed RNA polymerase subunit H — protein sequence MSAGGRRRKTEERFKRILEHEYMPKAEIVPKEEVKEILKQLNAKVFQLPWIRASDPLARAIGAKPGNVIRIIRKSDTAGEFVTYRFVVPG from the coding sequence GTGAGTGCTGGAGGCAGGAGGAGGAAGACAGAGGAGCGTTTTAAAAGAATTCTTGAGCATGAGTACATGCCCAAGGCTGAAATCGTGCCTAAGGAGGAGGTTAAGGAGATACTCAAGCAATTGAATGCTAAGGTTTTTCAGTTACCATGGATTAGGGCAAGCGATCCACTGGCCAGGGCTATAGGTGCTAAGCCTGGTAATGTCATTAGGATAATTAGGAAGTCAGATACGGCTGGTGAATTTGTCACGTATAGATTCGTAGTTCCAGGTTAA
- a CDS encoding DNA-directed RNA polymerase subunit B, translating to MLDSVPIPILRSKRAYAVFPSSDDRWALVDAFISEGGLVRHQIDSFNDFVEKKLQEVVNENSLIETEVKGLYIKLERIEVGKPRVREADASEHILYPMEARLRNLTYAAPLYLTMVLYVNDEEVDRQKVYIGDLPIMIKSKFCNLYGLKRQELISKLEDPDDPGGYFIINGSERVIVSQEDLAPNKPFFDKGDKASITNVAKVISIGAGYKTTVTVERHRDGIIYVTFPAIATRIPFPIIMRALGLETDEDIVLAVSDDPDIQNELLPSLQFSVQIASTIDDALDFIGSKVAIGQPREVRIERAKQVLDRYFLPHLGATEEARVKKALLVGQMVKGVIEMYLGRRQPDDKDHIANKRVRLVGDLLAQLFRAVFKQVLQDIRQQLERHYSRGKIPSLVTLVRADIITERIRHALATGNWIGGRTGVSQMLDRTNVLSTLSHLRRIVSNLSRTQPHFEARDLHPTQWGRLCAIETPEGQNCGLVKNLALLSTITVGVNENEVEKMLYDLGVVPILKARKEGVKGTEVYLNGRLIGIHTEPEKLVGTVREMRRRGQISHEINIARIQNEYLDELRVNCDGGRLRRPLLIIEDGKPRLKPEHIERLRKGEWSWSDLISNGIIEYLDGDEEENALVAINPEEDMSKYTHMEIIPSVMIGAVASVIPYAEHNQSPRNIYEAAMAKQSLGFPAANYRFRMDSRGHLLIYPERPLVITRGMELNGYLGRPAGQNAVVALLTYTGYNMEDAVILNRSSIERGMYRSVFFRTYETEQMRYPGGEEDRIEIPSAEVRGYKGPEAYAHLDEDGIVSPEVFVSGGEVLIGKTSPPRFYGVYTEAVVSSARRDSSITVRRGEKGIVDSVVITETNEGYKLVKVKVRELRIPELGDKFASRHGQKGVMGMMIPMQDMPFTEDGITPDIIVNPHALPSRMTVGQLLESMAGKVAALRGLTIDATPFEGVTEEELRDLLIRSGFRWDGKEVMYSGLTGRKLEADIFIGVVYYQKLHHMVADKIHARARGPVQILTRQPTEGRSREGGLRLGEMERDVLIAHGAAALLKERLVESSDKYVMYVCEDCGMIAWYDANKGKPVCPIHGDKGRIVRIVVPYAFKLLLHELMSLGIYPRIEAGDLIEERRA from the coding sequence ATGCTGGATTCCGTACCAATACCAATACTGAGATCTAAAAGGGCTTATGCAGTTTTTCCATCATCTGATGATAGGTGGGCATTAGTTGATGCATTCATTAGTGAGGGAGGACTAGTTAGGCATCAGATTGACTCATTTAATGATTTTGTTGAGAAGAAACTGCAAGAGGTAGTTAATGAAAATAGTTTAATTGAGACAGAGGTTAAGGGCCTTTACATAAAGCTTGAGAGGATTGAGGTTGGTAAGCCAAGGGTTAGGGAGGCTGACGCCAGTGAGCACATTCTCTACCCGATGGAGGCTAGACTCAGGAACCTAACCTACGCGGCGCCACTTTACTTAACAATGGTACTTTATGTTAATGATGAGGAGGTTGATAGACAGAAGGTGTATATAGGTGATTTACCAATAATGATCAAATCAAAGTTCTGTAACCTATATGGACTTAAGCGGCAGGAATTAATCAGTAAGCTTGAGGACCCGGACGACCCAGGTGGCTACTTCATTATCAATGGTAGTGAGAGGGTTATTGTTTCTCAGGAGGATCTGGCGCCTAATAAGCCGTTTTTCGACAAGGGTGATAAGGCCAGCATTACCAATGTGGCCAAGGTAATATCGATTGGCGCTGGCTATAAGACTACCGTGACTGTGGAAAGACATAGGGATGGCATTATATACGTCACATTCCCAGCAATAGCCACGAGAATTCCATTCCCAATAATAATGAGAGCATTAGGTTTGGAAACCGATGAGGATATTGTATTAGCCGTTAGTGATGACCCTGACATTCAGAATGAGTTATTACCATCACTTCAATTCTCAGTGCAAATAGCCAGTACTATCGATGATGCCCTTGACTTCATAGGTAGTAAGGTAGCCATTGGGCAACCCAGGGAGGTTAGGATTGAGAGAGCAAAGCAAGTGCTTGATAGATATTTCCTGCCTCACCTTGGTGCTACCGAGGAGGCTAGGGTAAAGAAGGCCTTGTTGGTTGGTCAGATGGTTAAGGGAGTCATTGAGATGTATCTTGGGCGTAGGCAGCCGGATGATAAGGATCACATTGCCAACAAGAGGGTTAGGTTAGTTGGTGATTTACTAGCTCAATTGTTTAGGGCGGTGTTTAAGCAAGTGCTCCAGGACATTAGGCAACAATTGGAGAGGCATTATTCAAGGGGCAAAATACCGAGCCTAGTCACGTTGGTTAGGGCTGATATAATAACGGAGAGGATAAGGCATGCATTGGCCACGGGTAACTGGATAGGGGGTAGGACCGGGGTCTCGCAGATGCTTGACAGGACTAATGTTCTTTCAACCTTAAGTCATTTAAGGAGGATCGTATCCAACCTAAGCAGGACACAACCCCATTTTGAAGCAAGGGATCTGCACCCAACCCAGTGGGGTAGGCTTTGTGCAATTGAGACTCCAGAGGGTCAAAACTGTGGTTTAGTAAAGAACCTAGCATTACTCTCTACAATAACTGTTGGTGTTAATGAGAACGAGGTCGAGAAAATGCTTTATGACTTAGGCGTTGTGCCAATACTAAAGGCCAGGAAGGAGGGTGTTAAGGGTACAGAGGTTTACCTAAATGGTAGGTTAATAGGTATTCACACAGAACCAGAAAAATTAGTAGGTACGGTAAGGGAAATGAGAAGAAGAGGCCAGATAAGCCATGAAATCAATATTGCGAGAATACAAAATGAATACTTAGATGAGTTGAGGGTTAATTGTGATGGCGGTAGACTTAGGAGGCCATTGCTAATTATTGAAGATGGTAAGCCAAGATTAAAGCCTGAACATATTGAGAGACTAAGGAAGGGTGAGTGGTCTTGGAGTGATTTAATTAGCAATGGAATAATAGAGTACTTGGATGGCGATGAGGAGGAGAATGCCCTTGTTGCCATTAATCCTGAGGAGGACATGAGCAAGTACACGCATATGGAGATCATTCCATCAGTTATGATAGGCGCTGTGGCATCAGTAATACCATATGCGGAGCATAATCAATCACCAAGGAATATATATGAAGCAGCAATGGCAAAGCAAAGTCTAGGATTTCCGGCTGCCAATTATAGATTCAGGATGGATAGTAGAGGGCATTTGCTCATATATCCTGAGAGACCGTTAGTAATAACTAGGGGAATGGAACTCAATGGATACCTGGGAAGACCCGCTGGGCAAAACGCTGTGGTTGCACTATTAACGTATACCGGGTATAACATGGAAGACGCTGTGATTCTTAACAGATCGTCGATAGAGCGAGGAATGTACAGAAGCGTATTCTTTAGGACATACGAGACAGAACAAATGAGATATCCAGGTGGTGAGGAGGATAGGATAGAAATACCATCAGCTGAGGTCAGGGGTTACAAGGGACCTGAGGCTTACGCACACTTGGATGAGGATGGTATAGTATCGCCTGAAGTGTTCGTATCGGGCGGTGAAGTATTGATAGGTAAGACATCACCACCCAGGTTCTATGGTGTCTATACGGAAGCCGTTGTATCCAGCGCCAGGAGGGATTCATCAATAACCGTTAGGCGTGGTGAGAAGGGTATTGTTGATAGTGTTGTGATTACGGAGACCAATGAAGGTTATAAGCTTGTTAAGGTTAAGGTTAGGGAGTTAAGGATTCCAGAGCTTGGTGATAAATTCGCCAGTAGGCATGGGCAGAAGGGTGTGATGGGCATGATGATACCGATGCAGGATATGCCATTCACGGAGGATGGAATAACACCCGATATAATAGTTAATCCGCATGCATTGCCGAGTAGAATGACAGTTGGTCAATTACTGGAGTCAATGGCAGGTAAGGTGGCTGCACTTAGGGGATTAACTATTGACGCAACTCCCTTTGAGGGCGTTACTGAGGAGGAGCTTAGGGACTTACTAATCAGGTCTGGCTTTAGGTGGGATGGTAAGGAGGTCATGTACAGTGGGTTAACAGGTAGGAAGCTTGAGGCAGACATATTCATTGGCGTTGTTTATTACCAGAAGCTTCATCACATGGTTGCTGATAAGATACATGCCAGGGCTAGGGGTCCTGTGCAAATACTGACTAGGCAGCCAACTGAGGGTAGGTCTAGGGAGGGTGGCCTTAGGCTTGGTGAGATGGAGAGAGATGTATTAATAGCACATGGTGCCGCTGCATTACTTAAGGAGAGACTTGTTGAGTCTAGTGACAAGTATGTTATGTATGTTTGTGAGGACTGCGGCATGATTGCTTGGTACGATGCTAATAAAGGCAAGCCTGTATGTCCAATACATGGTGATAAGGGCAGGATTGTGAGGATTGTTGTGCCTTATGCATTTAAGTTATTGCTTCATGAGTTAATGAGTCTCGGTATTTACCCAAGGATTGAAGCAGGTGATCTAATTGAGGAGAGAAGGGCTTGA